In Mycolicibacterium mucogenicum DSM 44124, the following are encoded in one genomic region:
- a CDS encoding APC family permease, with product MLTDNQVPLHGLGPRTRLGGLDRGALGAADVAAQSVSAMAPCGAAAASPMLVAAHGGPVVASTAIAFTLALIVAWLVRGFARRVPAAGSLYTYVAVGVGPVAGFVTAGALLLGYLGIGMVAVTEFSAFALQLASATGLTAHGWLVAVGALGFAVVSGMVLVRGIRLSARVALVTETIAVGLVVVVAGWLLWHGDARRLHDSVLAPIPDLGHLAGGVAVAMAAFAGFETATVLSVETRAPLRTVPAAIRGSLLVAGPVVMLATLTQAGTLSQTPTDSWFGTLAADPGGRVLVPVLYLATTLSSFACAMAFTTAAARVLLSLAREGALPAALGHTNLRSKAPTVGIWVCTATVFGVPFAISACGADPAAACGSLMAGAVCGYLLAYAALAGAMPAMLRRLGEPSKVALMIGPACALVLTAMVAEFWGLTITGPFWIGAVTATAWMLLWATAGWRLRSSRPNAFASIGAHAGTVRSEVWRGYLRGPS from the coding sequence ATGCTGACGGACAATCAGGTGCCGCTGCACGGCCTGGGCCCGCGAACGCGTCTGGGCGGCTTGGATCGCGGCGCGCTGGGCGCTGCCGATGTTGCGGCACAGTCCGTTTCGGCCATGGCACCGTGCGGGGCCGCGGCGGCGAGCCCGATGTTGGTCGCTGCCCACGGGGGGCCGGTCGTTGCGAGCACGGCTATTGCGTTCACCCTCGCCCTGATCGTGGCGTGGCTGGTTCGGGGATTCGCGCGGCGTGTGCCCGCAGCGGGTTCGCTCTATACGTACGTTGCCGTTGGCGTCGGGCCGGTGGCCGGGTTCGTCACGGCCGGTGCGCTGTTGCTCGGCTACCTCGGTATCGGGATGGTCGCCGTCACCGAATTCTCAGCGTTCGCGTTACAGTTGGCATCCGCGACCGGGCTGACGGCGCACGGCTGGCTGGTCGCGGTCGGCGCGCTCGGGTTCGCGGTGGTCAGCGGGATGGTGCTGGTTCGTGGGATCCGTCTGTCGGCGCGGGTCGCGCTGGTGACCGAGACCATTGCCGTGGGGCTGGTGGTGGTGGTCGCGGGGTGGCTGCTCTGGCATGGTGACGCACGCCGTCTACATGATTCGGTGTTGGCTCCGATCCCTGATCTCGGGCACCTGGCTGGTGGTGTCGCGGTCGCAATGGCGGCGTTCGCCGGCTTTGAGACCGCGACAGTGCTGTCGGTCGAAACCCGCGCTCCGCTGCGCACTGTGCCAGCGGCAATCCGTGGCTCGCTGCTGGTGGCAGGGCCCGTCGTGATGCTTGCGACCTTGACCCAAGCCGGAACGCTAAGCCAGACACCCACAGATTCGTGGTTCGGGACATTGGCTGCCGATCCCGGTGGCCGAGTGCTGGTGCCAGTCCTCTACCTCGCGACTACGCTGTCGTCTTTCGCCTGCGCGATGGCATTCACGACAGCGGCAGCCCGCGTCTTGCTGTCCCTGGCCCGCGAAGGCGCCTTACCGGCGGCGCTTGGCCACACAAATCTGCGCAGCAAGGCACCAACCGTCGGGATCTGGGTGTGCACCGCGACCGTGTTCGGCGTGCCTTTCGCCATTAGTGCATGCGGCGCCGACCCGGCAGCGGCATGCGGCTCACTGATGGCCGGCGCGGTCTGCGGGTACCTGCTGGCATATGCCGCGCTGGCCGGCGCGATGCCCGCAATGCTGCGGCGCCTGGGCGAACCCAGCAAGGTGGCGTTGATGATCGGGCCGGCCTGCGCACTGGTTCTCACGGCCATGGTGGCCGAATTCTGGGGACTGACGATCACCGGCCCGTTCTGGATTGGAGCGGTGACCGCCACGGCGTGGATGCTGCTGTGGGCCACCGCCGGGTGGCGCTTGCGCAGCAGCCGACCGAACGCGTTCGCGTCGATCGGCGCACACGCGGGAACTGTCAGGTCCGAGGTGTGGCGTGGCTATTTGCGCGGCCCGTCATGA
- a CDS encoding helix-turn-helix domain-containing protein, with product MTRALRPDAGSRSALAALSIIEEVAAAGPGITALEITHRLRMSRSSAYRLLAVLVESEYLVRTPDLGGFALGRRIDRLVGIPSTPADRLREAVDAVRAEARFGIHLVLHRSTRRPALELFDIDPDFPLSDPARVIAEPECSAIGRIVAADARGERPAFSTQRGILVPGHGCLALPIRSADDSLIAILAASAPSHRVADTDTLMAFLTPHARAVSLACTTAG from the coding sequence ATGACCAGAGCGCTGCGCCCCGACGCCGGGTCGCGTTCGGCGCTCGCCGCGCTGTCCATCATCGAGGAGGTGGCGGCTGCGGGGCCCGGGATCACGGCGTTGGAGATCACTCACCGGCTGCGGATGTCACGGTCCTCGGCATACCGATTGCTCGCTGTCCTGGTGGAGAGCGAATACCTGGTGCGCACCCCGGATTTGGGCGGGTTCGCGTTGGGACGCCGGATCGACCGATTGGTCGGCATCCCCTCCACTCCGGCGGACCGGTTACGCGAAGCAGTCGATGCCGTGCGGGCCGAAGCGCGGTTCGGCATTCATCTGGTCCTGCACCGGTCCACGCGGCGGCCGGCATTGGAGCTGTTCGACATCGACCCGGATTTTCCGCTGTCGGATCCGGCCCGAGTCATCGCCGAACCGGAATGCTCCGCCATCGGACGGATCGTCGCCGCAGACGCCCGCGGTGAACGCCCGGCGTTCTCCACCCAGCGCGGGATTCTGGTGCCCGGACATGGCTGCCTGGCTCTCCCGATCCGGAGCGCCGACGACAGTCTCATCGCCATCTTGGCAGCCTCGGCGCCCTCACACCGCGTCGCAGACACCGATACGTTGATGGCGTTCCTCACGCCCCACGCCCGGGCGGTGTCGCTCGCCTGCACAACCGCAGGCTGA
- a CDS encoding TetR/AcrR family transcriptional regulator, whose translation MHTDLFALDTARDEGVEEILDAALDVFAKIGIRRATVDEIAQRAGLGRVTIYRRVGGKNEIVSAVLIRESQKLFEAVRAAAARTDNFADRVVHSFATTIETVRTNAVWNRLLDIEPDTVLPRLTLEASPLLAGAVAATAEVLRGPDVAAVPEPELLARAEILVRITHSILLTPAVLAPLETYEQVEQFARQSLLPIASTPKP comes from the coding sequence GTGCATACCGATCTGTTCGCGCTCGACACGGCCCGTGATGAGGGTGTCGAAGAGATCCTCGACGCCGCGTTGGACGTCTTCGCCAAGATCGGGATCCGGCGGGCGACCGTCGATGAAATTGCTCAACGCGCGGGGCTCGGCCGCGTCACGATCTATCGACGGGTCGGCGGGAAGAACGAGATCGTCTCGGCGGTGCTCATCCGCGAATCCCAGAAGCTGTTCGAAGCGGTGCGCGCCGCGGCGGCGCGTACGGACAATTTCGCGGATCGCGTGGTCCACAGTTTTGCCACGACGATCGAGACGGTGCGCACGAACGCGGTCTGGAACCGGCTTCTCGACATCGAGCCCGACACCGTGCTGCCTCGACTGACCCTCGAAGCCTCACCGCTGCTGGCCGGCGCCGTCGCGGCGACCGCCGAAGTGCTCCGTGGCCCTGACGTGGCGGCAGTCCCGGAACCCGAGCTGCTCGCACGAGCCGAAATCCTCGTCCGCATCACCCATTCGATCCTGCTCACGCCTGCGGTGCTGGCGCCATTGGAGACCTATGAACAGGTCGAACAATTCGCGCGGCAAAGTCTCCTGCCGATCGCGTCAACGCCGAAGCCGTAG
- a CDS encoding metal-dependent hydrolase, with product MASKKPGRVVREYNDEALAINARHVHFDWSGVPLEYIPGEAYATHFWNVMHLVLPEGERAMADVFSQALPYIDDERLKEEVIGFVGQEATHAASHEGFRNYLRAHGVDVGVVLRRIEFAVEKIFGDHGITGPARKAWLSERLGVYAAAEHFTAVIGEWLLDNEAFDRAGIDPTMLDLLRWHGAEELEHRNVAFDAYQYVDGGYARRARTALIACSGLALLWFSTASHLYRNDATVQRRRPWPFEYIRAAHHGLVPGVSFLFSQMYFYLRPGFHPSTMGDISKAVRYLAVSPAAQAAHA from the coding sequence ATGGCGAGCAAAAAACCGGGACGAGTGGTGCGCGAGTACAACGACGAGGCGCTGGCGATCAACGCCCGCCACGTCCACTTCGATTGGTCCGGCGTCCCGTTGGAATACATCCCTGGCGAGGCCTATGCCACCCATTTCTGGAACGTCATGCACCTGGTCTTGCCAGAAGGTGAGCGGGCCATGGCCGACGTCTTCAGTCAGGCATTGCCGTACATCGACGACGAGCGCCTCAAAGAGGAAGTCATCGGATTCGTTGGACAGGAGGCGACGCACGCGGCGTCGCACGAGGGCTTCCGCAACTACCTGCGCGCACACGGTGTCGACGTCGGTGTGGTCCTGCGGCGCATCGAGTTCGCGGTAGAGAAGATTTTCGGCGACCACGGGATCACCGGTCCCGCGCGCAAGGCGTGGCTGAGCGAGCGCCTCGGGGTCTACGCAGCGGCAGAGCATTTCACCGCCGTCATCGGCGAATGGCTGTTGGACAACGAGGCCTTCGATCGCGCCGGCATCGACCCGACGATGCTCGACTTGCTGCGATGGCACGGCGCTGAAGAACTCGAACATCGCAATGTCGCGTTCGATGCCTACCAGTACGTCGACGGTGGCTATGCCCGCCGTGCGCGCACGGCCCTCATCGCATGTTCGGGCCTTGCGCTGCTCTGGTTTTCGACGGCATCGCATCTGTACCGCAACGACGCGACGGTGCAGCGTCGTCGTCCGTGGCCCTTCGAGTACATCCGCGCCGCCCATCATGGATTGGTGCCGGGGGTGTCTTTCCTTTTCTCGCAGATGTACTTCTACCTACGACCGGGTTTTCACCCGTCGACGATGGGCGACATCAGCAAGGCAGTGCGGTACCTGGCGGTATCGCCCGCGGCGCAGGCGGCACACGCATGA
- a CDS encoding PDR/VanB family oxidoreductase, whose protein sequence is MNELLDQPTSVDDPTPALRAMGQLARGYSRLFTESRIADRLSPGRPVRRAGYDARLEVVAAERVADDVVSLTLSRADRSPLPRWTPGAHIDVFTPAGRQRHYSLVGDQFDPLHYRIAVRRIPDGSGSAELHRVRVGDTLRIRGPRNAFSMAPADEYVFIAGGIGITPILPMVRAAASGPAPWRLVYTGRSRASMPFIDELTELGHDRVLIRPDDHYGTPDLAELCTAASSRAAFYVCGPPAMIERARDVAAATAPGRTAEFHSERFTAAPIVDGRAFTVQLTESGLTVDVAADESALAAIRRVKPDVQYSCQQGFCGACRVRLVDGVVEHRDRVLTPDQHDDSMMICVSRAQGDSISVAL, encoded by the coding sequence ATGAACGAACTACTCGACCAACCCACATCTGTCGATGACCCGACGCCAGCGCTCAGGGCCATGGGGCAGTTGGCCCGCGGCTATTCGCGGTTGTTCACCGAGAGCCGGATCGCGGACCGCTTGTCACCGGGCCGTCCGGTACGCCGGGCCGGATACGACGCGCGCCTCGAAGTTGTTGCGGCGGAACGCGTAGCCGACGACGTCGTCAGCCTGACCTTGAGCCGGGCCGACCGTTCACCGCTCCCGCGCTGGACGCCGGGCGCGCACATCGACGTGTTCACCCCGGCCGGCCGGCAACGGCACTACTCGCTGGTCGGTGACCAATTCGACCCCCTCCACTATCGAATCGCCGTGCGGCGGATCCCCGACGGCTCGGGTTCGGCCGAGCTGCACCGCGTCCGGGTCGGCGATACGCTGCGTATCCGGGGTCCCCGCAACGCGTTCAGCATGGCCCCCGCTGACGAGTACGTGTTCATCGCCGGTGGGATCGGCATCACGCCGATCCTGCCGATGGTGCGTGCGGCGGCATCCGGCCCGGCCCCCTGGCGCCTGGTGTACACCGGGCGTTCGCGCGCATCGATGCCCTTCATCGACGAGCTCACCGAACTCGGGCACGACCGGGTGCTCATCCGGCCCGACGACCATTACGGCACACCGGATCTGGCCGAATTGTGTACGGCCGCTTCATCCCGCGCGGCGTTCTATGTGTGTGGCCCTCCCGCCATGATCGAACGGGCTCGCGATGTCGCCGCCGCGACTGCGCCGGGCCGTACCGCAGAATTCCACAGCGAACGTTTCACCGCCGCACCGATCGTCGACGGCAGAGCGTTCACTGTGCAGCTGACCGAATCGGGGCTCACTGTCGACGTCGCAGCCGATGAGTCGGCCCTCGCTGCGATCCGCCGGGTCAAACCGGACGTGCAGTATTCGTGCCAGCAGGGTTTCTGTGGCGCTTGTCGCGTGCGACTGGTGGACGGCGTTGTCGAGCACCGAGATCGGGTGCTGACGCCCGACCAGCACGACGACTCGATGATGATCTGCGTTTCCCGCGCCCAGGGTGACTCGATCTCCGTCGCGCTCTAG
- a CDS encoding flavin-containing monooxygenase, with protein sequence MTKPTPTHVHTAIIGAGFGGIGAAMRLKDSGDNDFLVFERASDIGGTWQANTYPGAQCDIPSVLYSYSFAPNPDWTRLYPLQRELKAYIERCVDDSGIRSRIRLGHDVTDASWDDLAQVWQIIAGGQHFTATVVVLATGPFSEPSIPNLPGLEDFSGPAFHSAGWRHDVDLRGKAVGVIGTGASAVQFIPRIQPDAAELVVFQRTPTWILPHPDRPVGPAVRSVFRTAPLVQRAARSAVSLVQEAMVPGLVHLPALLQPMAAVGTWHLRRQVRDENLREKLTPRYAFGCKRPTFSNTYYPALAADNTVVETTAIRRVTRDGIETADGHHHRLDAIVFGTGFKLAHNEGFTRIHGRDGRSLAEVWAGGEMKAHLGTVIPGFPNLFMILGPNSVVYTSQIVTIEAQLDFVLDAIAQMQRRQIRSIEVSNDTLDNFVAHVDRRLAHSVWNSGGCHSYYLSPSGRNFTFWPGFVFTFRRQMRRIRLAEFDIRYATVPPESAHAELLVGR encoded by the coding sequence ATGACCAAACCCACTCCCACACATGTCCATACCGCGATCATCGGTGCCGGCTTCGGCGGGATCGGCGCGGCGATGCGACTCAAGGATTCCGGCGACAACGACTTCCTCGTATTCGAGCGGGCCAGCGACATCGGCGGAACATGGCAGGCGAACACCTATCCGGGAGCGCAGTGCGACATCCCGTCGGTGCTGTACTCGTACTCGTTTGCCCCGAACCCCGATTGGACGCGCCTGTATCCGCTGCAGCGAGAACTAAAGGCCTACATCGAAAGATGTGTCGATGACAGCGGCATCCGGTCGCGCATTCGGCTGGGGCACGACGTCACCGACGCCTCATGGGACGACCTGGCCCAGGTGTGGCAGATCATCGCAGGTGGCCAACATTTCACCGCCACCGTCGTGGTCCTCGCCACCGGACCATTCAGTGAGCCGTCGATCCCGAATCTTCCGGGCCTCGAAGACTTCTCGGGTCCGGCCTTTCACTCGGCGGGGTGGCGTCATGACGTCGACCTGCGCGGAAAGGCGGTCGGTGTCATCGGCACCGGCGCTTCGGCCGTGCAGTTCATCCCCCGGATTCAGCCTGACGCCGCCGAACTGGTTGTGTTTCAACGAACTCCGACGTGGATCTTGCCCCATCCGGACCGCCCGGTCGGGCCCGCGGTGCGTTCGGTGTTCCGCACGGCCCCGCTCGTCCAGCGCGCAGCCCGTTCGGCGGTCAGCCTCGTCCAGGAAGCGATGGTGCCTGGCCTGGTCCATCTCCCGGCGCTGCTCCAGCCGATGGCGGCCGTCGGCACGTGGCATCTCCGCAGGCAGGTCCGCGACGAGAACCTGCGGGAAAAGCTGACACCGCGGTATGCGTTCGGATGCAAACGACCGACGTTCTCCAACACGTATTACCCCGCGCTGGCCGCGGACAACACCGTCGTGGAAACCACCGCGATCCGGCGGGTCACCAGAGACGGGATCGAAACCGCCGACGGGCACCACCATCGCCTCGACGCCATCGTTTTCGGAACCGGGTTCAAACTGGCCCATAACGAAGGATTCACCCGAATCCACGGCCGAGATGGCCGCAGCCTCGCGGAGGTGTGGGCCGGCGGAGAGATGAAGGCGCACTTGGGCACCGTCATTCCGGGCTTTCCGAATCTGTTCATGATCCTCGGCCCGAACTCGGTGGTGTACACGTCGCAGATCGTGACGATCGAGGCGCAGCTCGACTTCGTACTCGACGCCATCGCGCAGATGCAGCGCCGTCAGATCCGCAGTATCGAGGTTTCGAACGACACTCTCGACAATTTTGTCGCGCACGTCGACCGGCGTCTTGCGCACTCGGTGTGGAACTCCGGTGGTTGTCACAGCTACTACTTGAGTCCGTCTGGCCGCAACTTCACCTTCTGGCCTGGCTTCGTCTTCACATTCCGACGCCAGATGCGCCGAATTCGCCTCGCGGAGTTCGATATCCGTTACGCGACAGTGCCGCCCGAATCCGCCCACGCCGAGTTGCTGGTCGGACGATGA
- a CDS encoding short-chain dehydrogenase/reductase, which produces MTARAAMPLAGAVVFITGAAQGIGFEAASRFVAAGSRVVLVDVDEEKLGKAQEQLGIDTIGVVADVRDAAALTAAADQAVHTWGRIDVVVANAGVTPPPATLRTIEPDAFQRVIDINLLGAVHTVRATTEHIISSSGHIQLVGSCAAFAPGMGGAAYMISKAGVEQLGRALRIELATHQVTVGISYFGIVDTALARTTLDDDPMGQRIGELLPWPLNKRIDAGHAAASIVDAVGRRRASSTVPRAWIPYAWLRGVINLILDQQLAANQTVAAIIRQLER; this is translated from the coding sequence ATGACCGCACGTGCAGCGATGCCTCTTGCTGGTGCAGTGGTTTTCATCACCGGCGCGGCACAGGGCATCGGGTTCGAAGCGGCCTCCCGTTTCGTGGCGGCCGGATCGCGAGTGGTCCTCGTCGACGTCGACGAAGAGAAACTCGGGAAAGCACAGGAACAGCTGGGGATCGACACCATCGGCGTCGTCGCCGATGTGCGCGATGCCGCCGCGTTGACCGCCGCGGCCGACCAGGCGGTGCACACCTGGGGACGCATCGATGTGGTGGTCGCCAACGCCGGCGTCACACCGCCGCCGGCAACCCTGCGCACCATCGAACCCGATGCGTTCCAACGGGTTATCGACATCAATCTGCTCGGCGCGGTGCATACCGTGCGCGCGACCACCGAGCACATCATCTCCAGTAGCGGACACATTCAGCTGGTCGGGTCATGCGCCGCGTTCGCACCGGGCATGGGCGGTGCGGCGTACATGATCAGCAAAGCCGGTGTCGAACAGCTCGGGCGAGCGTTGCGGATCGAGCTCGCGACCCACCAGGTGACGGTCGGAATCTCCTACTTCGGAATCGTCGACACGGCGCTGGCCCGCACCACACTCGATGACGATCCGATGGGCCAACGCATCGGCGAACTGTTGCCCTGGCCGTTGAACAAGCGCATCGACGCCGGCCACGCCGCCGCCAGCATTGTCGACGCAGTCGGCCGGCGCAGAGCCAGCAGCACCGTGCCGCGCGCATGGATCCCCTACGCCTGGCTTCGCGGTGTCATCAACCTGATCCTCGATCAGCAACTCGCGGCCAACCAGACGGTAGCCGCCATCATCCGGCAACTGGAGCGATAA
- a CDS encoding Abi-alpha family protein — MVTTSDVHGLIATATTFARRGLSVAGRADIPVREVPSCEQAGGPPHAPSRPADTGVATQNDSSQSKESLRTKMAELLDRSLDQSTGETRLELYDRIVDQLVADEARILRALSDGTTSPLVNVYAQSRRWSLPRAVLTNTSLIGRTAGVTLPTMVPIYVANLLRLGLVEIGPHADGSEPGYEVLMAEPSVRRAVADAQKARQSTRVERLSLRLSDLGRELWTTTTCGRSR; from the coding sequence ATGGTCACCACCTCCGACGTGCACGGCCTGATCGCGACCGCCACGACATTCGCCCGGCGCGGCCTATCCGTGGCGGGGCGAGCCGACATCCCCGTGCGGGAGGTGCCGTCGTGCGAGCAGGCCGGCGGGCCGCCGCACGCGCCATCGCGGCCGGCCGATACCGGCGTCGCGACACAGAATGATTCGTCGCAGTCGAAGGAATCGTTGCGCACCAAAATGGCCGAGTTGTTGGACCGCTCACTGGACCAGAGCACGGGCGAGACGCGGCTGGAGCTCTACGACCGCATCGTCGACCAGCTTGTTGCCGACGAGGCGAGGATTCTCCGTGCACTTTCGGACGGCACCACCTCTCCCCTGGTCAACGTCTATGCGCAGTCTCGGCGGTGGTCCTTGCCTCGAGCCGTCCTTACCAACACCTCGCTGATCGGCCGCACCGCGGGCGTGACGCTGCCGACCATGGTGCCGATCTACGTCGCGAACCTGTTGCGGCTCGGTCTGGTTGAAATCGGACCCCACGCAGACGGATCCGAGCCCGGCTACGAGGTGCTCATGGCCGAACCAAGCGTCAGGCGCGCCGTCGCCGATGCGCAGAAGGCGCGGCAGTCCACTCGAGTGGAACGGCTCAGTCTGCGCCTGTCCGACCTGGGACGCGAGCTGTGGACGACAACGACGTGCGGCAGGTCCCGGTAA
- a CDS encoding AMP-dependent synthetase/ligase — MSESLCAHFQRRVAELGDIAAICRADGTVALTWSEYGNQVRRVAAGLAALGVRRGDVVAMMLTNRPEFHVVDAAVMHLGAIGFSVYNTSAAAQITYLFDNAQPAVVVSEAQYLEKVLAASSGTAVRQVISVDEPNHGVLTLDELVDGGAEDFDFDAAWKAIQRDDILTLIYTSGTTGHPKGVELTHGNLLYQLEVIPSVVGNLTGGRVLSYLPDAHLINRWIGQYAPMYFGITVTDVDDPKILIDILGRVHPTFFVAVPMLWYKIRARVEALIAVQTGPAGALARWALAAGKKKAGATLVGGRLGLLDEAAAAAADVLVLSKIRARLGMDQLSAAVSGAAPIDVSVLEFMLAIGVPVLEAWGMSETSAVTTVNPRDRLKLGTVGRPIPGTQIKLATDGEILVRGCGVMRGYHRDPGRTAEILDVDGWIHTGDIGSLDADGYLRIVDRKKELIINSGGKNMSPSNIEGALKAASPLIGAVAAIGDNRPHIAALITLDPDAAADFASRHGFAGATVDEMVDHEATQQAVSDAVASANTRLSRVEQIRSWKVLPQYWIPGGDELTPTLKLRRAPIAEKYAAEIDALYTR, encoded by the coding sequence ATGAGCGAAAGTCTGTGCGCGCACTTCCAGCGGCGCGTTGCCGAGCTCGGTGACATCGCGGCGATTTGCCGCGCCGACGGCACGGTGGCGTTGACCTGGTCGGAGTACGGCAATCAAGTTCGACGGGTGGCAGCGGGTCTGGCCGCGCTGGGCGTGCGGCGGGGCGATGTGGTGGCGATGATGCTCACCAATCGCCCCGAGTTCCACGTTGTCGACGCCGCGGTGATGCATCTCGGTGCGATCGGCTTTTCGGTCTACAACACCAGCGCCGCGGCGCAGATCACGTACCTGTTCGACAACGCCCAGCCGGCAGTCGTGGTCAGTGAGGCGCAATATCTGGAGAAGGTGCTCGCTGCCTCATCGGGCACCGCTGTGCGCCAAGTCATCTCGGTCGACGAGCCGAACCACGGTGTGCTCACCCTCGATGAGTTAGTAGATGGTGGTGCTGAGGATTTCGACTTCGACGCCGCTTGGAAAGCCATTCAGCGCGACGACATCCTGACCCTCATTTACACCAGTGGGACCACAGGGCATCCCAAAGGTGTAGAGCTGACGCACGGCAACCTGCTGTACCAGCTGGAGGTGATCCCGAGTGTGGTCGGCAATCTCACTGGGGGTCGAGTGCTGTCCTATCTGCCGGATGCGCACCTGATCAATCGTTGGATCGGCCAATACGCGCCGATGTACTTCGGTATCACGGTCACCGACGTCGATGACCCGAAGATACTGATCGACATACTGGGCCGCGTGCATCCGACGTTCTTCGTCGCGGTACCGATGCTCTGGTACAAGATTCGGGCTCGTGTCGAGGCACTCATCGCGGTGCAGACTGGACCAGCAGGCGCGCTCGCGCGGTGGGCTCTGGCAGCCGGCAAGAAGAAGGCGGGAGCCACCCTGGTGGGAGGCCGGTTGGGACTACTCGACGAAGCAGCCGCCGCCGCGGCAGACGTGTTGGTGTTATCCAAGATTCGCGCACGCCTAGGAATGGACCAACTGAGCGCGGCCGTGTCGGGCGCTGCGCCCATCGATGTCTCCGTACTCGAGTTCATGCTTGCGATCGGTGTTCCCGTGTTGGAGGCATGGGGCATGTCGGAGACCTCCGCGGTCACGACCGTCAATCCCAGAGACCGGCTCAAGCTCGGCACGGTGGGTAGACCAATCCCCGGCACACAAATCAAACTGGCTACCGACGGCGAGATTCTGGTCCGCGGATGTGGGGTGATGCGCGGATACCACCGCGATCCCGGTCGCACCGCGGAAATCCTCGATGTCGACGGCTGGATCCACACGGGCGACATCGGCTCGCTCGATGCCGACGGGTATCTGCGTATCGTCGACCGTAAGAAGGAGTTGATCATCAACTCCGGCGGAAAGAACATGTCCCCCAGCAACATCGAGGGAGCACTGAAAGCGGCCAGCCCGCTGATCGGCGCTGTCGCTGCCATTGGTGACAACCGTCCGCACATCGCCGCGCTGATCACGCTCGACCCCGATGCGGCCGCTGACTTCGCCTCCCGGCATGGATTCGCCGGCGCCACCGTCGACGAGATGGTCGACCACGAGGCGACACAGCAGGCTGTGTCTGATGCGGTGGCGTCGGCGAATACCCGGCTATCCCGGGTAGAGCAGATTCGGAGCTGGAAAGTCCTGCCGCAGTACTGGATTCCCGGCGGGGATGAACTGACGCCGACGCTCAAGCTGCGCCGCGCACCCATCGCCGAAAAATACGCCGCAGAGATCGACGCGCTCTACACGCGTTGA
- a CDS encoding acyl-CoA dehydrogenase family protein has protein sequence MTPASTTELADLSGLARDFFTKEVAPRHEEFAAAGEPDRALYRRAGDLGLLLMSIPEEFGGGGATFAHEAVLFREQAYAGDLSMQLGVHTGIVPHYLNAYATPEQKLRWLPKLAAGDWIGAIAMTEPGTGSDLQAISTRAVRVGDEYVISGAKTFISNGATCDLIIIAAKTDPQQGAAGLSLFAAEVRDDTPGFQRGRKLKKIGQKGQDTTELFFDELRVPAENLLGGVEGRGFVQLMQQLPQERLIVGVAALGAVEAAYDHTLAYVKERHVFGKPLFALQNTRFELAEIATVVDVMRTFVDDAIQRHVRGDLDVKRAAQVKLWCSDQQTQIVDRCLQLHGGYGYMEEYPISRLFVDSRISRIYAGANEVMKDLIARHL, from the coding sequence GTGACCCCCGCATCGACAACCGAACTTGCCGACCTGTCCGGTTTGGCCCGCGACTTCTTCACCAAGGAAGTCGCTCCGCGTCACGAGGAATTCGCCGCTGCCGGAGAGCCCGACCGTGCGTTGTATCGCCGTGCCGGCGACCTCGGGTTGCTACTGATGTCGATCCCGGAGGAATTCGGCGGCGGTGGTGCAACTTTCGCACACGAGGCGGTTCTGTTCCGGGAGCAGGCCTATGCAGGCGATCTGTCCATGCAGTTGGGTGTCCACACGGGCATCGTCCCGCACTACCTGAACGCCTACGCCACCCCCGAGCAGAAGCTGCGCTGGCTGCCCAAACTCGCTGCCGGTGACTGGATCGGCGCGATTGCCATGACCGAGCCCGGTACCGGATCGGATCTGCAGGCCATTTCGACGCGAGCCGTTCGCGTGGGAGACGAGTACGTGATCTCCGGCGCCAAGACGTTCATTTCGAACGGCGCGACGTGCGACCTCATCATCATCGCGGCCAAGACCGATCCGCAGCAGGGTGCGGCCGGGTTGTCGCTGTTCGCTGCCGAAGTTCGCGACGACACTCCGGGATTCCAGCGCGGCCGCAAGCTGAAGAAGATCGGCCAGAAAGGGCAGGACACCACCGAACTGTTCTTCGATGAACTTCGCGTCCCCGCGGAGAACCTGCTCGGCGGCGTCGAAGGTCGCGGCTTCGTCCAGCTGATGCAGCAGTTGCCGCAGGAGCGCCTGATCGTGGGCGTCGCCGCGCTGGGCGCGGTCGAGGCCGCGTACGACCACACGCTGGCGTACGTCAAGGAGCGCCACGTGTTCGGGAAGCCGCTTTTCGCCCTGCAGAACACCCGTTTCGAACTGGCCGAGATCGCCACCGTGGTCGACGTCATGCGTACGTTCGTCGACGACGCGATCCAGCGTCACGTCCGCGGCGACCTCGACGTCAAACGAGCCGCGCAGGTCAAACTCTGGTGCTCCGACCAACAGACACAAATCGTCGACCGCTGCCTGCAGCTACATGGCGGCTATGGCTACATGGAGGAATACCCCATCTCCCGACTGTTCGTCGACAGTCGGATCTCACGGATCTATGCCGGCGCCAACGAAGTCATGAAGGACCTCATCGCGCGCCACCTCTAG